The Thermoflavifilum sp. genome contains a region encoding:
- a CDS encoding arabinan endo-1,5-alpha-L-arabinosidase, with protein sequence MRYGYSFIIVSLICLVSFISCKKNSSITPQTNGQQDSSYNQNTSNFDINSITDTYEDIADFQFYPKWTVYNVHDPSIKKFGDYYYCYSTDVAYGISVRPGIQIRRSKDLIQWQFVGWAFNGIPSMAANFISQHGGTPNQGIWAPYVLKINGEYRLYFALSSSTPRLSVIELAVSSSPEGPWQERGIVVSSLNDNTIQTNAIDPSVLVDPEGKEWLYYGSAWDGIYILQLDPSTGLALNPGDKGKRIAQRGFTNGQVNGNIEAPEIFYNNQLKKYYLFMSYDWFETKYNVRVGRSDNPDGPFYDYFGNDLNTEQDHLPMIIAPYEFMNQSGWQGTGGCAVFQDDSGNVYMGHNARPGVNKYFMDLHIRKVFWTQDGWPVVSPERYAGVAQRKISADDLVGKWEWIVFQYRVVPGYQNEQVSPDFQYSQIVNMQSNGTFNNQASNTWTYQDPWLTMKWADGLQAKVMVSMGRDWENHDTTILFTGLDNQGMAVWGKKLK encoded by the coding sequence ATGAGGTATGGTTATTCATTCATCATAGTGTCGTTGATCTGTTTAGTATCTTTCATTTCTTGTAAGAAGAATAGCTCAATCACTCCTCAAACTAATGGCCAGCAGGATAGTTCATATAATCAAAATACATCAAATTTTGATATCAATAGTATTACAGATACCTATGAGGATATTGCTGATTTTCAATTTTATCCTAAGTGGACGGTATATAATGTACACGATCCTTCTATAAAAAAGTTTGGAGATTATTATTATTGCTATAGCACAGATGTAGCTTATGGTATTTCAGTGAGACCCGGAATTCAAATTCGTAGATCAAAGGATTTGATTCAATGGCAGTTTGTGGGATGGGCGTTTAATGGAATTCCCTCAATGGCCGCAAATTTTATATCCCAGCATGGGGGTACTCCTAACCAGGGAATCTGGGCACCTTATGTCTTAAAAATAAATGGAGAATATCGGTTGTATTTTGCTCTTTCTTCTTCTACACCCAGATTAAGTGTGATTGAATTGGCCGTTTCTTCTTCCCCTGAAGGCCCCTGGCAGGAAAGAGGAATCGTAGTTTCATCGTTAAATGACAATACGATACAAACTAATGCCATTGATCCCAGTGTATTGGTGGATCCGGAGGGTAAAGAATGGCTTTATTATGGTTCGGCATGGGATGGAATTTATATTTTACAGTTAGATCCATCAACCGGGCTGGCTTTAAATCCCGGAGATAAAGGTAAAAGGATTGCCCAGAGAGGATTTACTAATGGGCAGGTCAATGGTAATATTGAAGCGCCAGAGATATTTTATAACAACCAGTTAAAAAAATATTATCTCTTTATGTCGTATGATTGGTTCGAAACAAAATATAATGTTAGGGTAGGACGATCAGATAATCCGGATGGACCATTTTATGATTATTTTGGAAACGATCTGAATACAGAACAGGATCACCTGCCCATGATTATAGCCCCATATGAATTTATGAATCAAAGCGGATGGCAGGGTACCGGTGGATGTGCTGTTTTTCAAGATGACAGCGGAAATGTATACATGGGACATAATGCCCGACCGGGTGTTAATAAATATTTTATGGATTTGCACATCAGAAAAGTTTTCTGGACACAAGATGGATGGCCTGTTGTTTCCCCAGAACGCTATGCTGGAGTAGCACAAAGAAAAATTTCAGCGGATGATCTGGTAGGAAAATGGGAATGGATCGTGTTTCAATATCGTGTGGTGCCAGGATATCAAAATGAACAGGTTTCTCCTGATTTTCAGTATTCTCAAATAGTAAATATGCAATCAAATGGAACCTTTAATAATCAAGCATCGAACACCTGGACTTATCAAGATCCCTGGTTGACGATGAAATGGGCAGATGGCTTACAGGCGAAAGTAATGGTATCTATGGGTCGAGACTGGGAAAATCATGATACTACAATTTTGTTTACCGGATTGGATAACCAGGGAATGGCTGTTTGGGGGAAGAAACTAAAATAA